The following proteins are encoded in a genomic region of Natrinema sp. DC36:
- a CDS encoding type IV pilin N-terminal domain-containing protein produces MIDGKSVRQKLIGSDDERAVSPVIGVILMVAITVILAAVIAAFVLDMGQGQSQNPQAGFQMNEQNNSSTDVKIVSIDRLDSVEYQCDGGSSAGPFNDPSVGQTETVSCAQDNITIIGTYDGSETVMN; encoded by the coding sequence ATGATAGATGGAAAATCAGTGCGGCAGAAGCTAATCGGATCGGACGATGAACGTGCAGTGAGCCCTGTTATCGGGGTCATTCTCATGGTAGCAATCACCGTGATTCTCGCGGCCGTGATCGCCGCGTTTGTTCTCGACATGGGGCAGGGACAGAGCCAGAACCCGCAGGCCGGTTTCCAAATGAACGAGCAGAACAACAGTTCGACGGATGTCAAAATCGTCAGCATCGACCGACTCGATTCCGTTGAATATCAGTGTGACGGTGGTAGTAGCGCTGGGCCGTTTAACGACCCGTCTGTTGGTCAGACAGAGACAGTGAGTTGTGCTCAAGACAATATCACCATCATCGGCACCTACGACGGATCCGAGACGGTGATGAACTAA
- a CDS encoding MarR family transcriptional regulator produces the protein MTQADDRILETLADTDLILSPRVLEANIDYSRHYLSTRLGKLRDAGLVDRVDEGLYQITDRGRAYLEGELEAEELEK, from the coding sequence ATGACGCAAGCCGATGACCGCATCCTCGAGACTCTCGCGGACACCGATCTGATTCTTTCCCCTCGCGTCCTCGAGGCGAATATCGACTATTCGCGGCACTATCTGAGTACTCGGCTCGGGAAGCTGCGCGACGCCGGCCTCGTCGATCGCGTCGACGAGGGGCTGTACCAGATCACCGACCGTGGGCGCGCGTATCTCGAGGGTGAGCTCGAGGCCGAAGAGTTGGAGAAATAG
- a CDS encoding tyrosine-type recombinase/integrase — MTGRSRDPGQLPPRKAVERYLRRRRSDSTDSSVTAWKYRLKLFVEWAEGIGIERVEQLQGYDLDEYFELRSSKIAPATLEGEMWTLKKFVEYLEQLDAVDRGLAKSVRIPDLDKEDRTDDVTFPAEEALPQLQYFRVSEKHRATRAHAFLELAWYTGARQGGLRALDARDVDLDENFVEFHHRPETDTPLKNKLKGERPVAVPPAVSDILCEYIDDYRYDTRDDHGRQPLLASARGRPGTNTIRVWSYLATQPCLRVSCPHQKVRERCKWTEYAHASKCPSSRSPHKIRAGSITWQLNRGIPPEVVADRVNATQDVIYDHYDWATEEQRWRRYRENLERRRNHIEKLDSDDHDN, encoded by the coding sequence ATGACGGGGAGGTCTCGAGATCCGGGTCAGCTTCCACCGCGGAAGGCCGTTGAGCGATATCTTCGCCGCCGCCGATCCGACTCGACGGACTCGAGCGTAACTGCGTGGAAGTACCGGCTGAAGTTGTTCGTTGAGTGGGCGGAAGGAATCGGAATCGAACGCGTCGAGCAACTCCAGGGCTACGATCTCGACGAATACTTCGAACTCCGGAGTTCGAAAATCGCACCTGCAACTCTTGAGGGAGAGATGTGGACCCTGAAGAAGTTTGTCGAGTACCTGGAGCAGTTGGACGCTGTCGATCGGGGACTGGCTAAGTCGGTTCGAATCCCCGATCTCGACAAAGAAGATCGGACGGACGACGTAACGTTCCCTGCGGAAGAAGCGTTGCCCCAGCTCCAGTACTTCCGTGTATCCGAGAAACACCGCGCAACCCGTGCGCATGCGTTCCTCGAACTCGCGTGGTATACGGGCGCTCGACAGGGTGGCCTTCGAGCGCTCGATGCCCGTGATGTCGATCTCGACGAGAACTTCGTCGAGTTTCATCACCGACCGGAGACTGATACGCCGTTGAAGAACAAACTGAAAGGGGAGCGGCCGGTGGCGGTTCCACCGGCTGTGAGCGATATTCTCTGTGAGTACATCGACGACTACCGGTACGATACCCGCGATGATCACGGTCGCCAACCTCTCCTCGCCAGTGCTCGAGGACGGCCTGGAACGAATACGATTCGCGTTTGGTCGTACCTCGCGACGCAACCGTGTCTTCGGGTATCTTGCCCGCACCAGAAGGTTCGTGAGCGGTGCAAATGGACGGAGTACGCCCACGCGAGTAAGTGCCCCTCGAGTCGGTCACCGCACAAGATCCGAGCGGGTAGTATCACTTGGCAGTTGAACCGCGGCATTCCTCCGGAGGTCGTCGCGGACCGGGTGAACGCTACTCAGGACGTGATCTATGATCACTACGATTGGGCGACGGAGGAACAGCGCTGGCGTCGCTACCGGGAGAACCTCGAGCGGCGTCGGAACCACATCGAGAAGTTAGATTCTGACGATCATGACAACTGA